In Rhineura floridana isolate rRhiFlo1 chromosome 1, rRhiFlo1.hap2, whole genome shotgun sequence, the following proteins share a genomic window:
- the GRPEL1 gene encoding grpE protein homolog 1, mitochondrial, giving the protein MAAAVWGVQQLIGRAGRAVFLLARPPQRTSQLLCTVTQEKSTGPNLEEEPNRTQQEQKSDSVSPEKILIEEKTKLEEQLKEVTDKYKRALADAENLRQRTQKLVEEAKLYGIQSFCKDLLEVADVLEKATESVPKEELKDENPYLKNLYEGLAMTEVQIQKVFKKHGLMKLNPLGAKFDPYEHEALFHVPMEGKEPGTVALVSKVGYKLHGRTLRPALVGVVKEP; this is encoded by the exons ATGGCGGCGGCCGTGTGGGGCGTGCAGCAGCTGATTGGGCGGGCAGGGCGAGCGGTCTTTCTTCTTGCGCGGCCCCCGCAGCG GACTTCTCAACTGCTTTGCACAGTGACACAGGAGAAAAGCACTGGACCAAACTTGGAAGAGGAGCCAAATCGGACCCAACAGGAACAAAAATCTGATAGTGTCTCTCCTGAAAAGATACTAATAGAAGAAAAGACCAAACTGGAAGAACAATTAAAAGAAGTTACT GACAAGTATAAACGTGCCCTTGCAGATGCAGAAAATCTGCGACAAAGAACTCAAAAATTGGTAGAAGAAGCAAAGTTATATG GAATTCAGAGTTTCTGCAAGGACTTACTGGAAGTTGCTGATGTTCTGGAAAAAGCAACTGAAAGTGTTCCCAAAGAGGAACTCAAAGATGAAAACCCTTATCTCAAAAACCTTTATGAAGGTCTTGCCATGACTGAAGTTCAAATACAGAAAGTGTTCAAAAAACATGGCTTGATGAAACTGAATCCTCTTGGAGCCAAGTTTGATCCCTATGAACATGAAGCATTATTCCATGTTCCCATGGAAGGCAAAGAGCCTGGCACTGTTGCCTTAGTATCCAAGGTTGGCTATAAGTTGCATGGCCGTACTTTGAGACCCGCTTTAGTAGGTGTTGTGAAAGAACCTTAG